The Antarcticibacterium flavum genome contains the following window.
CACTCCCGGGTGATTCATTGCGGGCTTTCTTTTTTTTCCAGTAATAAAATGTGGAGAGTACCAACCCTTTAGTTTCACAAAATTCTCTCCCGTTTAGAGAACCACTTTCAAATTCATCGATCAAGGCAAACATTTCTTGTTCTTTACTCATTTTATTTGTTTTTGAGCAAAGCTATATTCAGGCTAGGTTTTTAGCAATATGCACTTTGTGGGGTGGATACGTTGATGTAGACATTTGGTAATTCAGCAAAATTTTCGAGGGAATCAATTTGTATGGTAAACTTACCTTCTTCTTTTAATACTACACCTAAAGGTAGTACCTGATCTTCATTAAAATGACCA
Protein-coding sequences here:
- the tnpA gene encoding IS66 family insertion sequence element accessory protein TnpA; amino-acid sequence: MSKEQEMFALIDEFESGSLNGREFCETKGLVLSTFYYWKKKKARNESPGSGGFIVISPNTVKDGNLELIYPNGIRLILEVSQLPLISKLLRLY